The Candidatus Eisenbacteria bacterium genome includes a window with the following:
- a CDS encoding nuclear transport factor 2 family protein has translation MPAVLDLALAVLLATTTPAAAPAAAELTSLLTQFLAGASRNDAAIHERFWADDLIYTGSSGRRIGKTDIMKDVSATPPSPPDEPVSVYSAEEVRVQQYGDAAMVAFRLIATQTHGDSTEVARYLNTGFFMKRKGEWRAVGWQATRMP, from the coding sequence ATGCCTGCCGTGCTGGATCTGGCACTCGCTGTACTGCTCGCGACCACCACCCCGGCGGCGGCCCCTGCGGCGGCCGAGCTGACCTCGCTGCTCACCCAATTCCTCGCCGGTGCTTCGCGCAACGACGCAGCGATTCACGAGCGCTTCTGGGCTGACGACCTCATCTACACCGGCTCGTCCGGCCGCCGAATCGGCAAGACCGACATCATGAAAGACGTCAGCGCCACGCCGCCTTCCCCACCCGATGAGCCGGTGTCGGTCTACTCGGCCGAAGAGGTCCGCGTTCAGCAGTATGGCGACGCGGCGATGGTGGCGTTTCGACTGATCGCCACTCAGACCCACGGCGACAGCACCGAGGTGGCGCGCTACCTGAACACCGGTTTCTTCATGAAGCGCAAAGGTGAATGGCGCGCGGTCGGATGGCAGGCCACTCGGATGCCGTAG
- a CDS encoding histidine phosphatase family protein — MRRMKSATRLYLVRHGATSRTAEDRFSGSAGVELSEEGRQQVRQLARRLADDRITIAYSSSLSRAVETAKLLCEPHRLVPELRDGLREIDHGHWEGLTRAEVESRFCDEYAAWEADPFTFAPSGGESGLSVLARALPVIREIVLAHAGENVLVVAHKATLRLILSSLLGFDARGYRDRLDQAPACLNIVDFKDAVRARLMLFNDVSHYQDQPRRAEGNLSKWWDPADPGGKP, encoded by the coding sequence ATGCGCCGCATGAAATCCGCGACGCGTCTCTACCTGGTTCGCCATGGCGCCACTTCGCGCACGGCCGAGGATCGCTTTTCGGGCTCGGCCGGGGTGGAGCTGTCGGAAGAGGGGCGCCAGCAGGTGCGTCAGCTGGCCCGCCGACTGGCCGACGACCGCATCACGATCGCTTACAGCAGCTCGCTGAGTCGCGCGGTCGAGACCGCGAAACTCCTGTGCGAGCCGCATCGGCTCGTGCCCGAGCTGCGCGACGGCCTGCGCGAGATCGACCACGGGCACTGGGAGGGTCTGACGCGGGCCGAGGTCGAATCGCGTTTCTGCGACGAGTACGCGGCGTGGGAGGCCGACCCGTTCACGTTCGCACCGAGTGGCGGTGAGTCGGGCCTGAGCGTGCTGGCCCGCGCACTGCCGGTGATCCGCGAGATCGTGCTCGCGCATGCGGGCGAGAACGTGCTGGTGGTCGCTCACAAGGCCACACTTCGCCTGATCCTCTCGAGTCTGCTGGGTTTCGACGCGCGCGGCTACCGCGATCGCCTCGACCAGGCACCCGCGTGCCTCAACATCGTGGACTTCAAAGACGCGGTGCGGGCGCGGCTCATGCTGTTCAACGACGTCTCGCACTATCAGGACCAGCCGCGCCGTGCGGAGGGCAATCTCTCCAAGTGGTGGGACCCGGCCGACCCCGGAGGCAAACCATGA
- a CDS encoding M56 family metallopeptidase — translation MIEGLIEGGVRAGIASTALLVALALFRRTSAAFRAALLSLALLMFAIAALPGFALPVPVLLRPVAWSGAAPRLTASFEWLVGVVWCVGALWVAARTWSGRRRLARESVGEGLEPETDELAARVRAAATRLAMRPPRVVVSRTATSPYVWGMRSPVLVMPAGWTARLDDRSMQLLLRHELAHVRRGDTRWLGLAGWLAIVWWWHPVFWLVVARLRAAQDDASDDLALHGECDAAANYCDMLLRAARLTLPERQSVLGPAGLGVHALESRLRRLMQSPESRRARLATGHWLLIAALALLLLPGVSPASRHSQAPALHRHSHSHSHSH, via the coding sequence GTGATCGAAGGCTTGATCGAAGGAGGCGTGCGGGCGGGGATCGCCTCGACCGCTCTGTTGGTGGCGCTCGCGCTCTTCCGGCGCACTTCGGCGGCGTTTCGGGCGGCGCTGTTGTCGCTCGCTTTGCTGATGTTCGCGATCGCGGCGCTCCCGGGATTCGCGTTACCGGTTCCCGTGCTCCTGCGTCCCGTCGCGTGGAGTGGCGCCGCTCCACGACTGACCGCCAGCTTCGAATGGCTCGTGGGAGTGGTGTGGTGCGTCGGCGCGCTGTGGGTCGCGGCGCGAACGTGGTCGGGTCGGCGCCGCCTCGCGCGCGAGAGCGTCGGCGAGGGTCTGGAGCCCGAGACGGACGAGCTGGCCGCACGCGTGCGAGCGGCAGCGACGCGCCTCGCCATGCGTCCGCCACGCGTCGTCGTCAGTCGCACCGCGACCTCTCCCTACGTGTGGGGAATGCGGAGTCCGGTGCTGGTCATGCCGGCCGGGTGGACCGCGAGGCTCGACGACCGCTCGATGCAGCTCCTATTGCGGCACGAACTCGCTCACGTGCGGCGCGGCGACACGCGCTGGCTGGGGCTCGCCGGGTGGCTTGCGATCGTGTGGTGGTGGCATCCCGTGTTCTGGCTGGTGGTCGCGCGGCTGCGTGCCGCGCAGGACGACGCGAGCGACGATCTGGCTTTGCATGGCGAGTGCGACGCTGCGGCGAACTATTGCGACATGCTGCTACGCGCCGCACGACTCACGCTGCCGGAGCGGCAGTCGGTGCTCGGACCAGCCGGGCTCGGCGTACATGCGCTGGAGTCGCGGCTGCGTCGGCTCATGCAATCGCCGGAGTCACGGCGCGCGCGTCTGGCGACCGGCCACTGGCTCCTGATCGCCGCACTCGCGCTGCTCCTGCTGCCAGGCGTGTCGCCGGCGAGTCGTCACTCGCAAGCGCCTGCTCTGCACCGGCACTCGCACTCGCATTCTCATTCTCACTGA
- a CDS encoding DoxX family protein encodes MKPNPPAARRQPTSRALSIGLWSAQVLLAALFAISGTIKSMQSIELLHKAIRWTPSVPDALIRFIGIAELAGALGLLLPAFTRIAPRLTPVAATGLGVIMLFAAAFHISRGETAVLPFNTGLFALAAFVAWGRFVAAPIPPRA; translated from the coding sequence ATGAAGCCCAACCCGCCCGCCGCGCGACGCCAGCCGACGTCACGCGCGCTCTCGATCGGATTGTGGAGCGCGCAGGTGCTGCTCGCGGCGTTGTTCGCAATCTCGGGCACAATCAAGTCGATGCAGTCGATCGAGCTGCTTCACAAGGCGATTCGCTGGACTCCGTCGGTCCCGGATGCGCTGATTCGATTCATCGGCATCGCCGAGCTGGCCGGAGCGCTCGGGCTGCTGCTCCCCGCGTTCACTCGCATCGCGCCGCGACTCACACCGGTGGCGGCGACGGGGCTGGGCGTCATCATGCTGTTCGCGGCCGCGTTCCACATTTCGCGCGGCGAAACCGCGGTGTTGCCGTTCAACACGGGGCTGTTCGCACTCGCGGCGTTCGTGGCGTGGGGCCGCTTCGTCGCGGCGCCAATTCCGCCGCGCGCCTGA
- a CDS encoding DoxX family protein, with product MNLNRATSISYFLLRAVTGWMYFQAGATKLAGWFGGMPGSGGVPAPLMTQVGIGGALEFFGGIAIMLGLFTRPVAFILCGEMAVAYWQFHAPNGAWPVQNGGVAAALFCFVFLYMAARGAGEWSLDSLIARRGSKKS from the coding sequence ATGAACTTGAATCGCGCCACATCGATCAGCTACTTCTTGCTCCGCGCCGTTACGGGCTGGATGTATTTTCAGGCGGGGGCAACCAAGTTGGCCGGCTGGTTCGGCGGCATGCCCGGTTCGGGCGGCGTCCCCGCTCCGCTCATGACGCAGGTCGGAATTGGCGGGGCGCTCGAATTCTTCGGCGGCATCGCGATCATGCTCGGACTCTTCACGCGCCCGGTCGCGTTCATCCTGTGCGGCGAGATGGCGGTCGCTTACTGGCAATTCCACGCCCCCAACGGCGCCTGGCCGGTGCAGAACGGCGGCGTGGCGGCGGCGCTCTTCTGCTTCGTGTTTCTCTACATGGCTGCGCGCGGCGCCGGCGAGTGGAGCCTGGACTCGTTGATCGCCCGTCGCGGTTCGAAGAAGTCCTGA
- a CDS encoding signal peptidase I translates to MDTGTGLGMGMGFFSTMLGLCALMITSNWIVFEKAGQAGWKALIPIYGAVVFMRILERPWWWVLWLCVPLLNLIPACIVCLDLARKFGKSAGWAVGLALLPFVFLPMLAFTDARYVGPRGSPQRPFARAA, encoded by the coding sequence ATGGACACCGGAACCGGACTTGGTATGGGAATGGGATTCTTCTCGACCATGCTGGGGCTGTGCGCCCTGATGATCACCTCGAACTGGATCGTATTCGAGAAGGCGGGGCAGGCCGGATGGAAGGCGCTGATCCCGATCTACGGTGCGGTCGTCTTCATGCGGATTCTCGAGCGGCCGTGGTGGTGGGTGCTGTGGCTGTGCGTGCCGCTTCTCAACCTGATCCCGGCGTGCATCGTGTGCCTCGATCTGGCCAGGAAGTTCGGCAAGAGTGCCGGCTGGGCGGTGGGGCTCGCACTGCTGCCGTTCGTGTTCCTGCCGATGCTCGCGTTCACCGATGCCAGGTATGTCGGGCCCAGGGGTTCCCCGCAGCGCCCCTTCGCTCGCGCCGCCTAG